The bacterium genome includes the window TTTTGTCCGCAGCCTCGCGCTCCTGATTTCGGGAAACAGGCCGCCCGTTGCCATTGCGGCGGTTTTCCTCACCGCCTTTTATCTTCCTCTCATAAACTGGAGCCTTCAGGGTATGGAAGTGTGTCTCCTGACTCCGCTTCTGAGCTGCATCACGGTGCGGGTGCTCCGCGCGCTCCGCGAAAACAGGGTTCCGGTCGAAACATACATACTGCTCGGCATCGGAACGCTCATCCGTATCGACATGGCGGTGCCGCTCTGCGGCGTATGGCTGTTCCTGCTCGCGTTCGGGGGAAAAGATCGCAGGAAACGTAATCTCCTGTGGGGGGTTATCGTGCTTTTCATCTTCCTCGGCGGCCAGACCCTTTTCCGTGTACTCTATTATGGCGATCCGCTGCCGAACACGTACTATCTCAAGATGACCGGTTACCCGCTCTTCCTGAGAATCGCGCGGGGAGTGACAGTCTGGTGGGCTTTTATATGGAACATGAACCTGCTCCTCGTCCTTGTGCCGGTCGCGGCGCTCGTGCTGTCCGGTGACCGCCGGACCTGGCTTCCCGGGCTCCTCATAGCGCTCCAGATGCTCTACAGCATGTATGTAGGCGGCGATGCCTGGGAGGACTGGAAGGGAAGCAACCGCTATATTTCGATAATCATGCCCCAGTTTTTTATCCTGTTCATGTGGGGACTTTTTCTCATAAAAGAACGTCTCGGTACGCTCGTTACAGGACATCTGTCTTCTCGTGAAAAAAAGGGCGGTAAAAGTCCTGAGCTCTCAAAAAACCGCGAAGGGGCATATCGAGGAATACTGAGCTTCCTTTTCTTCGCAATCGTCATTCTCGCGTTTGTCAGGTTCAACAGCAATTCCGGCTCGCTTACCCTGAAGGGGATGGCTTTCATCGTTCCCCCACCCCACGTCGAGAACAACAAAACCATGGTCGAACGGGCGCTCGTGATAAAACAGATTACCACTCCCGATGCCCGGATCGCGGTGACATGGGCCGGTGCAATCCCCTATTTTTCCGAACGGTACACCGTGGACATCCTCGGAAAGACCGACCGGACAGTGGCGCACATGAAGATGCGTACCCCTTCCGGGCCGGGGAAATACACGTATTTTCTTCCGGGTCATCTCAAATACGATTACGCTTACTCGATCGGCAGGCAGGAGCCGGACGCCGTCCTCCAGTTCTGGGGGGACCTGCATGAAGCCGACCCGTACATCGCCGGGAAATATGTCAGGCTCGATGTCGGCAGTCTGTGGTTTTATATCCGCGCCGGCTCGAAAAGCATACGATGGGAGTTATTTGGAACAGGCGATCCTCAATAAAGCCTGAATATGGAAGAAGTTAAAATAAGTCTTGACTTACTGTACATATGCATAATATCATATAACGCCGGTTGATGTATCATGTTTTTCATGACAGCGGCTGGTTCTGATAATATGAATTTATTTTCTATCCGGGAATTGACAGACCTGCCGTTGCCGCTCTTTAAGTGGAACCGTGATTCTGATCGGTTCGGCAGTTCGGCAGTATCGGATACAACGGATTATTCCATGGTAATATATGGCTGATCGTTCGGCGCTCAAGTTTATCCCCATTTCGATTCAAACGATTAAAAACGACTCCATAAAATCGTTTGATCTTTTCATTAAAACTAAAACCGGCAGGTTGGTTCTCTACAGCTCCCGTGAGGAATTATTTACCCAGGAGGTTCATGACACCCTCCTCGCAAACGGCATTTCGGTTCTTTATATCAATGAAAAGGATAAAGATGCATACAACGCATATCTTGCGGAAAATCTCGCGGGTATCCTCAGCGATCCTGAATATTCAAACAGCGATAAAGCCGAATTCGCTTACCTTTCCATATCGAATATAGCGCGGGCGTTGTTTGAAAAACCTTCCGAACAGCTGATCACCTCTTATAAGATGGCTATCGCGGCGACCATGGATTTTGTTCTGAGCGAGAATGATGCTGTAAGCAATCTCATTCAATTGACCGAATTTGACCAATCCACATACAATCACTCCATCAACGTCGGTATTTTTGCCACCGGTCTTTCAAAGGCAATTTTCTCCGGCGATCCCGACCTGAACATGGCTGAAATTGCAGCCGGATTTTTCCTTCATGATATCGGAAAATGTGAAATTCCCCTCACTATACTGAGAAAACCGGGCCGCCTCACCCACGCCGAATGGAACATCATTAAAACACATCCTGTCAAAGGGCACGAAATCCTCACAAAATTCAACCACATTACACCCGAATCACGGCTCATCGTTCTCCAGCATCACGAGCGCAATGACGGGAAAGGATACCCCCGCGGTCTCAAGGGGGAGATGATTCACGTCTACAGTAAAATATGCAGTATCGCCGATGTATTTGAAGCCCTCGTCGCCGAACGTCCCTACAAAAAACAGCTCTCGTTTTATTATGCACTCAATACCATGAAAAGCGAGATGAAAAACGAATTCGATCCCGAATTTTTCAAACAATTCGTTCTGCTCTTCAGCGAATCCAGATACTCATAACAAAACTTGTTTTATATACGTTAAGAGGGCGGTTAAAAAATGGTAACATCTTGCTCGCCCCGATCCCGGCAGAATTCGAGATAATCGTCTATGGAATCACGAAAAGCTGTCTCGATTTCCTCGACCGTTGTCCCCTGAAACGTGATGACATCACGGGTGTCGACTACTTCGCCATGGAAAAGTTTTGCTTCATCATCATACTCGACATGGCCCGTATATCCCTTATAAGTCACCATGATGAATTTTCGATTTGCATTATCTATTGAATCTATCTGAATTACTTCACAAACCGGTTTGAATCCGTACCTCTCAGAGAATCTCATAATTGAATTTTCACTCGCTTTCTACCCTCACAACTCGATCCCCCTCTCCAACGCTTTGCGCGGGTGAGGGGAGAATTCAATCCGGACGTGGGAACTGCCCCTTGCTTTTTATCATAGCAGGAAATCAAAGGGTGAGGGAACACAATTTGATGTCTATTTGTGCCTTTATGTCTTTGTGGTGAAATATTCCCATGAATAATCCGGGATTCAATCATGGAAATCATTCAATCAGTTTAATCAGCGGTTTACCCCTACCTCGCCCTCCAGTGCGTCCCCATGAGGCAGGTCTTCTCCCCTGCCCTGTCGATCTGGTAATAGACCGTGAAAATGGAGCCGTCCCCCAGCTCGGTCGATGCCGGATACCCGAGGTCGCCGTTCGGCGCTCCCGTAAGCTCGATGATATGGTCGATATCCCATGTCTTTCCGCCGTCACGGGATATGCAGGCACGCTCCCCGAAGGGTTCCTTCCGGTATCCGTACACGACGACGAGCCTGCCGTCACGAAGCTGTATGAGGTGCGGCGGAAGACCCCAGATACCAGTCGATTCGGGCGTCGACCATGTCCTGCCGCCGTCCTTCGACACGCTCTGGCGCATGATCCAGTCGTCACGGTTTTGCGGCTGGTACCGTATCATGGCAAGGATAGTACCGTCCCCGTTTTCGACAGCGTGCAGCTCGTGGCAGTGATCGATGCTTCCTCCGGGAGGAAGAGGGATGGTGCCGATCTTTGTCCATGACACCCCGTCATCACGTGATTCTATCACATCGAGCGCTTCCGGCTTTGCCCAGAGCGTCTTGCCGACATAGAGAATACGGCCGTCCCGGAGCTGTATGGGCCCATGGGGAGAGTTGACCGCCACCCGTATGGGATCGCCCCATGTCGCGCCGCCGTCCTCCGAGCGCCTCACCCAGCAGCCGAGCCACTGCTTCCGGATTTCCGGGCTGAGCTTTTCGGCGTGACGTTTCCAGCTTTCGATGACCGATGCGGGATAGTGCTTTTTATAGGCTGAATCGTCGAACGCAAGCGAGGTGAACCACGATACGAGGATCGTTCCCTTCGCCGTCACGATGACACCGGCGTCACGGTCGTCGAGGGGAGTATTGTTGACCGTAACCGGCGCCGACCACGTTTCCCCGCCGTCGGCGCTGCGAACCATCTCTGTCTTGCCCCAGGGACATACATGTTCGTCACGGTCTCCGGAAAATACGGCGACGAGATCCCCGTTCTTCGTCCGTGCGACCGACGGCCAGCCGATGTAACGCCCCGGCTCCTTACAGACAACCGCGGTCGAGAGGATTTCGGCGTCCGGCTGCTGTGCTCCTGCGGTTGCCGTAAATCCCGGTAAAATCACGGCTGCGGCTGCAATACATACCGCCGCAATCGATGTAATCCTGAAGAATTTTCTCAACCTATCCCCTCCTCTTTCTTATAGCAGGGGCAATTCATAAATTACCCCTACTCAAAAACGCTGTCATCACGGAAAGGACCGCCCCAAACCATCAGACTCGGCATCTGCCGGTATACCTGCTCGCCGCCCTTGAAACGGACAAAAATCAACATTCCGTTCTCTATCAGGTGCTTTATGTTCTGTTCAATGCACTCTCTGCAGTCGGTGAACCCGACAAGGAAACTGCTGTGATTGCACTGCACCTGGCAGCGGGCGCAGTCGGCAATGGATTTGAATGTTCCCACATCGATTTCAACCCATCGCCTGGCCTGTTCATAGGGAAGTTTGAGGCCGGTCTTTTCAACAGCTTCCTTGAGGTCTTCCGGCGATACTCCAAGAAGTTCCGCAATATCACGGTAATCGATTTCACGGATGAAATCACGAATGAACGCTTTCCGTATATCGTCGAATATTCCCAGGGGATCGTCTGTTTCCTTGACGGCTGGCCGTTTTGCTTTTGTTTCGGGGTTACGGCTCAGACGCCTCAGTTTATCGGATATGGATTTCACCGATACTCCAAAATGTTCCGCTATTTCAGACCGGCTTAGTTTATCGATGTTCTCGACCAGAAAAGCCTCATCTTCATCTGTCCAGTGTTTGGGCATATGTTCCTCCGGTTAAATCAAAAAAAATGCATTAATCCCGAAACGGGATTCATGCGTTATGTATGTATCCTGCATGAAAGACACCGTATAAGAATTACCCATGTCTCCCGTGCAGGGTATTCAGAAAGAGTAAATACTGTTTAAAAAAAGCCTTGTTAAACACACATCATGTTCGGTGATGATTTCAATGATACCCTCTCCTTGTGTTTCCCCATAGAGGAGATACCTTCGTCGGCAGGCCGTGAAAATAATAACGGGTAACGGAATTAATCATATGTATCAGCCTGCCTGTTATTTTCTGTTTATCCTCCTTATCCGCGTTATACCGCGGTCGATTGAATACTGTGAATGAATCGTGCTAATTTATTTCAACAACGGTATTTTTTTTGCCATGATTACGGTATGCATCCTGTATATGTGAAAGAAAGTGGTCCACAACCCATGAAACAGAATCCGGCGGAGCACTTATACTGATCCTGTCCCCTTCAACCGCATCGAGCTTGAGCGGTTCTATAAAGGCCGAAAAGGAGTGCTCGTTCAGTACCGTCTTCAATTCATCCATGACCTGTATCCAGATTTTTATATCTTCATTCGTTACCGTTCGTGAAACCTGGTTTTTCTCGAGCTGCTGTTTCTTGTGCATCGCTTCCTGCTTCTCCCTGACAAATTCCTTTTCGCCCGAAATACCCTTCATTTCCTGGATGAGCTCGTTCATCGCATCGTGAATCGTATATTTGACGAGGGAAAAGCTTTCCGGCCTCGACCGTGAATTTTTAAACGTCCATCGTACGGCATACCTGATGTCATCCGGGGAAAAACCCGACCGTATCATGTCGAAGAAATCGAAAATCGATTTTCTGTATGCAGCCCGTGAGACAATGCTGAATCCGATTGACTCG containing:
- a CDS encoding HD-GYP domain-containing protein — translated: MADRSALKFIPISIQTIKNDSIKSFDLFIKTKTGRLVLYSSREELFTQEVHDTLLANGISVLYINEKDKDAYNAYLAENLAGILSDPEYSNSDKAEFAYLSISNIARALFEKPSEQLITSYKMAIAATMDFVLSENDAVSNLIQLTEFDQSTYNHSINVGIFATGLSKAIFSGDPDLNMAEIAAGFFLHDIGKCEIPLTILRKPGRLTHAEWNIIKTHPVKGHEILTKFNHITPESRLIVLQHHERNDGKGYPRGLKGEMIHVYSKICSIADVFEALVAERPYKKQLSFYYALNTMKSEMKNEFDPEFFKQFVLLFSESRYS
- a CDS encoding glycoside hydrolase, whose amino-acid sequence is MRKFFRITSIAAVCIAAAAVILPGFTATAGAQQPDAEILSTAVVCKEPGRYIGWPSVARTKNGDLVAVFSGDRDEHVCPWGKTEMVRSADGGETWSAPVTVNNTPLDDRDAGVIVTAKGTILVSWFTSLAFDDSAYKKHYPASVIESWKRHAEKLSPEIRKQWLGCWVRRSEDGGATWGDPIRVAVNSPHGPIQLRDGRILYVGKTLWAKPEALDVIESRDDGVSWTKIGTIPLPPGGSIDHCHELHAVENGDGTILAMIRYQPQNRDDWIMRQSVSKDGGRTWSTPESTGIWGLPPHLIQLRDGRLVVVYGYRKEPFGERACISRDGGKTWDIDHIIELTGAPNGDLGYPASTELGDGSIFTVYYQIDRAGEKTCLMGTHWRAR